The proteins below are encoded in one region of Triticum aestivum cultivar Chinese Spring chromosome 1B, IWGSC CS RefSeq v2.1, whole genome shotgun sequence:
- the LOC123113946 gene encoding serine/arginine-rich splicing factor RS2Z32 isoform X1 yields MPRYDDRYDRYDDRYDRYDDRFDRYNDRYDRYDRYGGNTKLYVGHLSTHTRTKDVEYLFGRYGRIRCVELKYDYGFVEFSDPRDADDARYELDGQEVDGSRIIVEFARGTPRGPGGSREYLGRGPPPGSGRCFNCGIDGHWARDCNAGDWKNKCYHCGEKGHIEKNCQNSPKNIKRGRSYSRSPPPHRERSLSRSYSRSPYPRRDDRAVGHEERRPRSSSYSPRRSASPSGLNRSPAPNGKSHPPKEQAEVNGSHNGVRGNSLSPARDSRPATNRMSPSPWE; encoded by the exons ATGCCTCGCTATGATGACCGTTACGATCGCTACGATGACCGTTATGATCGTTATGACGACCGTTTTGATCGCTATAATGACCGTTATGATCGGTATGACCGATATGGTGGCAACACCAAGTTGTACGTGGGCCATCTTTCTACGCACACCCGGACCAAGGATGTTGAGTACCTTTTCGGCAGATATGGGAG AATACGATGTGTGGAGCTGAAGTATGATTATGGCTTTGTT GAGTTTAGCGATCCCCGGGATGCAGATGATGCAAGGTATGAGCTTGATGGCCAAGAGGTTGATGGGAGCCGCATCATTGTTGAGTTTGCAAGAGGG ACCCCGCGTGGCCCAGGAGGTTCCCGCGAGTACTTGGGCAGAGGACCCCCTCCTGGTTCTGGCCGCTGCTTTAACTGTGGGATTGATGGGCACTGGGCTCGTGATTGCAATGCTGGCGACTGGAAAAATAAGTGCTATCACTGTGGAGAAAAGGGCCATATAGAAAAAAACTGCCAGAACAGTCCTAAGAATATCAA GCGGGGAAGAAGCTACTCACGCTCCCCACCACCTCATCGCGAAAGGAGCCTAAGCAGGAGTTACAG CCGATCGCCTTATCCAAGGAGGGATGATCGAGCTGTTGGCCATGAGGAAAGGCGACCAAGAAGCTCTAGTTACAGCCCTAGGAGGAGTGCTTCACCTTCCGGTTTGAACCGCAGCCCAGCACCAAATGGCAAGAGCCACCCACCAAAGGAGCAAGCTGAAGTCAATGGTTCACATAACGGTGTGAGAGGCAACAGCCTGAGTCCCGCCCGTGATAGCCGCCCAGCCACCAACAGAATGAGCCCTAGCCCCTGGGAGTGA
- the LOC123113946 gene encoding serine/arginine-rich splicing factor RS2Z33 isoform X2, with the protein MHFSYHLDGVPVFVNHFYRIRCVELKYDYGFVEFSDPRDADDARYELDGQEVDGSRIIVEFARGTPRGPGGSREYLGRGPPPGSGRCFNCGIDGHWARDCNAGDWKNKCYHCGEKGHIEKNCQNSPKNIKRGRSYSRSPPPHRERSLSRSYSRSPYPRRDDRAVGHEERRPRSSSYSPRRSASPSGLNRSPAPNGKSHPPKEQAEVNGSHNGVRGNSLSPARDSRPATNRMSPSPWE; encoded by the exons ATGCATTTTTCATACCATCTTGATGGTGTTCCTGTTTTTGTCAACCATTTCTACAGAATACGATGTGTGGAGCTGAAGTATGATTATGGCTTTGTT GAGTTTAGCGATCCCCGGGATGCAGATGATGCAAGGTATGAGCTTGATGGCCAAGAGGTTGATGGGAGCCGCATCATTGTTGAGTTTGCAAGAGGG ACCCCGCGTGGCCCAGGAGGTTCCCGCGAGTACTTGGGCAGAGGACCCCCTCCTGGTTCTGGCCGCTGCTTTAACTGTGGGATTGATGGGCACTGGGCTCGTGATTGCAATGCTGGCGACTGGAAAAATAAGTGCTATCACTGTGGAGAAAAGGGCCATATAGAAAAAAACTGCCAGAACAGTCCTAAGAATATCAA GCGGGGAAGAAGCTACTCACGCTCCCCACCACCTCATCGCGAAAGGAGCCTAAGCAGGAGTTACAG CCGATCGCCTTATCCAAGGAGGGATGATCGAGCTGTTGGCCATGAGGAAAGGCGACCAAGAAGCTCTAGTTACAGCCCTAGGAGGAGTGCTTCACCTTCCGGTTTGAACCGCAGCCCAGCACCAAATGGCAAGAGCCACCCACCAAAGGAGCAAGCTGAAGTCAATGGTTCACATAACGGTGTGAGAGGCAACAGCCTGAGTCCCGCCCGTGATAGCCGCCCAGCCACCAACAGAATGAGCCCTAGCCCCTGGGAGTGA
- the LOC123113944 gene encoding receptor-like protein kinase HERK 1, with protein MGTTTEQKIALLLLGTIWVLLGTCNAAEFTPADNYLINCGSTVDANLHDGRVFKADNSGLTILTSHHSVPANTLPDAVISSDNPVLYQTSRIFIVPSSYSFKMKSRGRHFVRLHFFSFRYQSYDLAAAKFKVSTQHVVLLDNFTPPSNSSPLVREYSLNITEDMLILSFVPQGNSTSFISAIEVISVPDDLIQDSAQTVNPSGQYLGLATQSFQTFYRINVGGREVTVVNDTLSRSWDTDQNFFLNSTTTELFAYQGKLNYQKGAATKEDAPDSVYNTARRLAVQNRTSPASNMTWQFDVDGRSSYLIRFHFCDIVSKAAYSLYFDIYVDGGLALENLDLSEKVFGTLAVPYYTEFVLKSSNPSGKLSVGVGPSSLNNVAPDGILNGLEIMKMNISTGTIYVVWPPAPPKRKLAIILGSVLGGVGAVSIAIILCFVLRRKKKEKKPRRAPTSRPSSSWSPLTLNGLSFLTVGTRTTSRTTHTSGTNSDVSYRIPFALLQVATKHFDEQMVVGVGGFGKVYKAVLQDSTKVAVKRGNQKSHQGLKEFRTEIELLSGLRHRHLVSLIGYCDEQNEMILVYEYMEKGTLKSHLYGSDMPPLSWKKRVEICIGAARGLHYLHTGFAKSIIHRDVKSANILLDENLMAKVSDFGLSKTGPELDQTHVSTAVKGSFGYLDPEYYRRQKLTDKSDVYSFGVVLLEVICARPVIDPTLPRDMINLAEWAIKWQKRGELGQIVDQRIAGTIRPESLRKYGETVEKCLANYGVDRPTMGDVLWNLEFVLQLQEAGPDISNVDSMNQISELPSDARRMGSLEIRTADEADESRTNMDYSQMSTNDAFSQLINTEGR; from the coding sequence ATGGGCACCACTACCGAGCAAAAGATAGCTCTGCTCCTTCTTGGAACCATCTGGGTTCTTCTTGGTACCTGCAATGCTGCTGAATTCACCCCTGCAGACAACTACCTCATCAACTGCGGCTCCACGGTCGACGCTAATCTCCACGATGGGAgggtcttcaaagcagacaattCCGGCTTGACTATATTGACATCACATCACAGCGTCCCCGCAAACACCTTGCCGGATGCAGTCATAAGTTCTGACAATCCTGTGCTGTATCAAACTTCAAGGATATTCATTGTGCCGTCGTCCTACTCCTTCAAGATGAAGAGCCGTGGCCGGCATTTTGTCCGGCTACACTTCTTCAGTTTCAGATACCAGAGCTATGATCTTGCCGCGGCAAAGTTCAAAGTGTCCACGCAGCATGTTGTGTTACTTGACAATTTCACTCCGCCGAGCAATTCCTCACCATTGGTCAGGGAGTATTCGCTGAATATTACCGAGGATATGCTGATTCTCTCATTTGTGCCTCAGGGAAACAGCACATCTTTCATCAGTGCTATTGAAGTAATATCTGTTCCTGATGATCTGATACAGGATTCAGCGCAAACTGTGAATCCCTCCGGCCAGTATCTCGGCCTTGCAACGCAGTCATTTCAGACATTCTACAGGATTAATGTGGGTGGACGGGAGGTGACCGTTGTCAATGACACACTCTCGCGTTCATGGGATACTGACCAGAACTTCTTCCTAAATTCCACTACCACTGAACTATTTGCTTACCAAGGGAAGCTGAATTATCAGAAAGGAGCTGCAACCAAGGAGGATGCACCGGACAGTGTGTACAACACTGCAAGGCGGTTGGCTGTGCAAAATAGAACCAGCCCAGCGTCCAACATGACATGGCAATTTGATGTTGACGGTCGTTCGAGCTATCTGATCCGGTTCCATTTTTGTGACATAGTGAGCAAGGCAGCATATTCCCTCTACTTTGATATTTATGTGGATGGCGGGTTAGCGTTAGAAAATCTTGACCTCTCTGAAAAAGTTTTTGGTACCTTGGCTGTGCCATACTACACGGAATTTGTCTTGAAGTCAAGCAATCCTTCTGGTAAGCTAAGTGTCGGCGTTGGGCCTTCCAGCTTGAACAATGTGGCGCCAGATGGCATCTTGAACGGCCTGGAGATCATGAAGATGAACATCAGTACTGGCACTATTTATGTTGTGTGGCCACCAGCACCGCCAAAAAGGAAACTGGCTATCATATTGGGCTCTGTTCTCGGAGGTGTTGGTGCTGTTAGCATTGCTATTATTCTCTGCTTTGTCCTCAGaagaaagaagaaggagaagaagccgCGGCGGGCACCGACAAGTCGACCTTCAAGTTCTTGGTCACCACTTACCCTCAATGGCCTTAGCTTCCTTACCGTAGGTACCCGAACAACCAGCCGGACCACTCATACATCTGGGACAAACAGTGATGTAAGCTACCGAATTCCTTTTGCTTTGCTGCAAGTGGCAACAAAACACTTTGACGAGCAGATGGTTGTCGGAGTTGGGGGGTTTGGGAAGGTATACAAAGCAGTTCTGCAGGACAGCACCAAAGTCGCAGTCAAGCGGGGCAACCAGAAGTCCCACCAAGGGCTCAAAGAATTCCGGACAGAGATCGAGCTGCTGTCGGGGCTGCGACACCGTCACCTCGTGTCGCTCATCGGATATTGCGATGAGCAGAACGAGATGATCTTGGTGTATGAGTACATGGAGAAAGGCACGCTGAAGAGTCACCTGTATGGCAGTGACATGCCTCCCCTCAGCTGGAAGAAAAGAGTGGAAATCTGCATAGGGGCTGCAAGGGGGCTCCACTACCTGCACACAGGTTTTGCAAAGTCGATCATCCATCGTGATGTCAAGTCGGCAAACATTCTCCTCGACGAAAATCTCATGGCCAAGGTTTCTGATTTCGGTCTCTCGAAGACGGGACCTGAGTTGGATCAGACACATGTTAGCACTGCGGTGAAAGGGAGCTTCGGGTATCTTGACCCTGAGTACTACCGGAGGCAGAAGCTGACCGACAAATCGGATGTGTACTCATTTGGCGTGGTCTTGCTGGAGGTGATCTGCGCGAGGCCAGTCATCGACCCGACGCTTCCAAGAGACATGATCAACCTTGCAGAATGGGCAATCAAGTGGCAGAAGAGGGGAGAGCTTGGTCAGATTGTCGATCAACGGATCGCTGGGACAATCAGGCCAGAGTCATTGAGGAAGTACGGTGAGACGGTCGAGAAGTGTCTTGCGAATTACGGCGTCGACCGCCCTACCATGGGTGATGTACTGTGGAATCTGGAGTTTGTGCTCCAGCTGCAGGAGGCCGGCCCGGACATCTCCAATGTCGACAGCATGAATCAGATCTCTGAACTTCCTTCAGACGCCAGAAGGATGGGCTCTCTGGAGATCCGCACCGCAGACGAAGCAGACGAAAGCCGCACAAACATGGATTACTCTCAGATGTCGACCAACGATGCCTTCTCGCAGCTGATTAACACTGAAGGGAGGTGA